The Patagioenas fasciata isolate bPatFas1 chromosome 3, bPatFas1.hap1, whole genome shotgun sequence genome contains a region encoding:
- the SOX7 gene encoding transcription factor SOX-7: MAALLSTFPWPERLEGDGTEGLRTGPQPPRCPPREKSSESRIRRPMNAFMVWAKDERKRLAVQNPDLHNAELSKMLGKSWKALSLPQKRPYVEEAERLRVKHMQDYPNYKYRPRRKKQVKRICKRVDPGFLLGSLTRDQNAVPEKRTCGRAGGEKEGPGEYPPRPGLPAIRGYREASGSGSSTSVDTYPYGLPTPPEMSPLDAIDPEQSFFSSPCPDEHHRSHLPGATYSPEYAGSSIPCNHHSLSPMPQPTTCMIPPTSSCPSLPPPPPPSYYTPAFPSLHPPSLHAHLGQLSPPPDHHGFDTLDQLSQAELLGEMDRNEFDQYLNNPGHGDHHVLVNGHVPAAGGSHTSETSLISVLADATATYYNNYSVS; this comes from the exons ATGGCTGCGCTGCTGAGCACCTTCCCCTGGCCGGAGCGGCTGGAGGGGGACGGGACCGAGGGGCTGCGAACGGGGCCGCAACCCCCCCGTTGTCCTCCGAGGGAGAAAAGCTCCGAGAGCCGCATCCGCCGGCCCATGAACGCGTTCATGGTGTGGGCGAAGGACGAGAGGAAGCGGCTGGCGGTGCAGAACCCCGACCTGCACAACGCGGAGCTCAGCAAGATGCTCG GCAAGTCCTGGAAGGCTCTGAGCCTCCCGCAGAAGCGTCCCTACGTGGAGGAGGCCGAGCGGCTGCGGGTGAAGCACATGCAAGATTACCCCAACTACAAATACCGACCCCGGAGGAAGAAGCAGGTCAAGCGCATCTGCAAGCGGGTGGACCCCGGATTTTTGCTGGGCAGCCTGACCCGGGACCAAAACGCGGTGCCGGAGAAGCGGACCTGCGGCCGGGCTGGGGGGGAGAAAGAGGGGCCGGGTGAGTACCCccctcgcccggggctgccggccATCCGCGGCTACCGAGAGGCTTcgggcagtggcagcagcaccagCGTGGACACCTACCCCTACGGGCTGCCCACCCCCCCGGAGATGTCTCCGCTGGACGCCATAGACCCCGAGCAGAGCTTCTTCTCCTCGCCCTGCCCTGATGAGCATCATCGCTCCCACCTCCCCGGAGCCACCTACTCCCCGGAGTACGCAGGCAGCTCCATCCCATGCAACCACCACTCTCTCAGCCCCATGCCGCAACCCACCACCTGCATGATCCCCCCAACCTCCAGctgcccttctcttcctcctcctcctcctccaagctACTACACACCCGCCttcccctccctgcaccccccgAGCCTCCATGCCCACCTGGGCCAGCTCTCCCCACCACCCGACCACCACGGCTTTGACACCTTGGACCAGCTGAGCCAAGCTGAGCTCCTGGGGGAGATGGACCGCAATGAGTTCGACCAGTATCTCAACAACCCCGGCCATGGTGACCACCATGTCTTGGTCAATGGACACGTCCCAGCGGCCGGTGGCTCCCACACCTCCGAGACCAGCCTCATCTCTGTCCTCGCCGATGCCACGGCCACCTACTACAATAACTACAGCGTCTCCTAG